TGATCTGGCCCACACCCATCATCGCGGCGTTGCTCAGCATGCCGGCCCCGGCCCCGTAGGAGCCGCCACCGGTGAACAAACCGAGCAGGCCCGACGAGCCGCCGCCGTCGAGCAGGCCGGCCTCGGCCGCGTTCGCGGTCTCGACACCGCCGTAGGAGGCCGCGTTGGAGCCCAGGGTGGCGACCACCGCGTGGTGGATGGCGTCGGCCTGGGCGCTGATCTGCTGGTAGAGGGTGCCGTAGGTGGAGAACTGGGCGGCCTGCAGCGCCGAGACGGGGTCGGCGGCCGCCGGGGTGACCGTGGTGGTGGGGGCCGCGGCCGCACCGTTCTGGGCGGCCAGGGCGGATCCGAGCGCGGCCAGGTTGCCGGCGGCGGCCACCAGGGCCTCCGGGCGGGTGGTCACAAAAGACATGCCTGCTCCTCGTCTACAGAACGCGGACTCGTGAATGTGTTGCCACGCTAGTGAATTGCGGCCCCGGCCTGCGAGTTCGAGTGACGAAAGAAAGGATCGTTAACGGTCTTTTAACACGCGGCGCGCATTTTTTAACGAAGTGTTTTCACCCGGCGTTTTGTCTGACAGTTTGCTGGATGATTGGTGGGCGGGGATCCGGTTGGGGCGGCGCCGATCCGGCGTGTCGTCCCGGCTCGGCGGGCTATGTCGGAGCCGGGATGCGCGCGCCCGCCGCGCCGAGGCGGCGGCGCCGGCGGTGCGCGCCGACCGGCCCGTGGAGCCCCCCGTCGGGATCGAACCGACGACCTACGCTTTACAAGAGCGTTGCTCTACCACTGAGCTAGGGAGGCGCGGCCCCCAGCCT
This sequence is a window from Mycolicibacillus parakoreensis. Protein-coding genes within it:
- a CDS encoding PE family protein, whose protein sequence is MSFVTTRPEALVAAAGNLAALGSALAAQNGAAAAPTTTVTPAAADPVSALQAAQFSTYGTLYQQISAQADAIHHAVVATLGSNAASYGGVETANAAEAGLLDGGGSSGLLGLFTGGGSYGAGAGMLSNAAMMGVGQISNFGSAASIFSAIPPAALTGETELGAGEALSADGGALAAAPAPAAGATAAPVSAATGQSASAGRLSVPASWGTTAPTAANPANALAGARAAAAPAEMPYAGVPGGLPAAAAGGDHHGPTGATKYAVKPKLTPRPPAV